A genomic region of Cuculus canorus isolate bCucCan1 chromosome 24, bCucCan1.pri, whole genome shotgun sequence contains the following coding sequences:
- the MDFI gene encoding myoD family inhibitor isoform X3: protein MSQAGNHRQSRPEPRRAEPAPQPEVGETSHASPRQAVAAPSAESRPPSRPTAGPTAPKKEKPLEDDESQKVLTKGPRSELTEAVTCQPQVQASPQPLSSCTHLLQNGAGRGPNSGGANGEAGNGVFRPLPSTQKPHRKLQSHHSINSQSSKKSKGSSKSASSHIPIEAQEDCCVHCILSCLFCEFLTLCNIVLDCATCGSCTSEDSCICCCCCNSGECADCDLPCDMDCGIIDACCESADCLEICMECCGLCFSS, encoded by the exons ATGTCCCAAGCGGGGAACCATCGGCAGAGCCGCCCCGAACCCCGCCGAGCAGAACCCGCCCCGCAGCCAG AGGTGGGAGAGACCTCACATGCTTCGCCAAGGCAGGCAGTAGCGGCACCGTCGGCAGAGTCCCGGCCACCCAGCCGCCCCACTGCCGGCCCCACGGCACCAAAGAAGGAGAAACCCCTGGAAGATGATGAATCCCAAAAAGTCCTGACGAAAGGTCCCCGTTCGGAGCTCACCGAAGCTGTGACAT GCCAGCCCCAGGTGCAAgcttccccacagcccctcagcTCCTGCACCCATCTGCTGCAGAACGGCGCCGGACGAGGACCCAATTCAGGTGGTGCCAACGGGGAGGCAGGGAACGGGGTCTtccgccccctccccagcacgCAGAAGCCCCACCGAAAGCTGCAGTCACATCACTCAATCAACAGCCAGAGCAGCAAGAAGAGCAAGGGCAGCTCCAAGTCGGCCTCTTCCCACATCCCTATTGAGGCACAAGAAG ACTGCTGCGTCCACTGCAttctctcctgcctcttctgcGAGTTCCTGACCCTCTGCAACATCGTGCTGGACTGTGCCACCTGCGGCTCCTGCACCTCCGAGGACtcctgcatctgctgctgctgctgcaactcAGGCGAGTGCGCGGACTGCGACCTGCCCTGCGATATGGACTGCGGCATCATCGACGCCTGCTGCGAGTCGGCCGACTGCCTGGAGATCTGCATGGAGTGCTGCGggctctgcttctcctcctgA
- the MDFI gene encoding myoD family inhibitor isoform X2, which translates to MCCGLLGVWVPGGALLTAWGSAGCSVPMPFSLAEVGETSHASPRQAVAAPSAESRPPSRPTAGPTAPKKEKPLEDDESQKVLTKGPRSELTEAVTCQPQVQASPQPLSSCTHLLQNGAGRGPNSGGANGEAGNGVFRPLPSTQKPHRKLQSHHSINSQSSKKSKGSSKSASSHIPIEAQEDCCVHCILSCLFCEFLTLCNIVLDCATCGSCTSEDSCICCCCCNSGECADCDLPCDMDCGIIDACCESADCLEICMECCGLCFSS; encoded by the exons ATGTGCTGTGGGTTGCTGGGGGTTTGGGTACCCGGGGGGGCTCTGCTCACAGCTTGGGGCAGCGCAGGTTGCTCAGTTCCAATGCCGTTTTCTCTTGCAGAGGTGGGAGAGACCTCACATGCTTCGCCAAGGCAGGCAGTAGCGGCACCGTCGGCAGAGTCCCGGCCACCCAGCCGCCCCACTGCCGGCCCCACGGCACCAAAGAAGGAGAAACCCCTGGAAGATGATGAATCCCAAAAAGTCCTGACGAAAGGTCCCCGTTCGGAGCTCACCGAAGCTGTGACAT GCCAGCCCCAGGTGCAAgcttccccacagcccctcagcTCCTGCACCCATCTGCTGCAGAACGGCGCCGGACGAGGACCCAATTCAGGTGGTGCCAACGGGGAGGCAGGGAACGGGGTCTtccgccccctccccagcacgCAGAAGCCCCACCGAAAGCTGCAGTCACATCACTCAATCAACAGCCAGAGCAGCAAGAAGAGCAAGGGCAGCTCCAAGTCGGCCTCTTCCCACATCCCTATTGAGGCACAAGAAG ACTGCTGCGTCCACTGCAttctctcctgcctcttctgcGAGTTCCTGACCCTCTGCAACATCGTGCTGGACTGTGCCACCTGCGGCTCCTGCACCTCCGAGGACtcctgcatctgctgctgctgctgcaactcAGGCGAGTGCGCGGACTGCGACCTGCCCTGCGATATGGACTGCGGCATCATCGACGCCTGCTGCGAGTCGGCCGACTGCCTGGAGATCTGCATGGAGTGCTGCGggctctgcttctcctcctgA
- the MDFI gene encoding myoD family inhibitor isoform X1 translates to MQPYWTPHCTPGHPRAPQDTPEQRGSQPVVCRAASAGEVGETSHASPRQAVAAPSAESRPPSRPTAGPTAPKKEKPLEDDESQKVLTKGPRSELTEAVTCQPQVQASPQPLSSCTHLLQNGAGRGPNSGGANGEAGNGVFRPLPSTQKPHRKLQSHHSINSQSSKKSKGSSKSASSHIPIEAQEDCCVHCILSCLFCEFLTLCNIVLDCATCGSCTSEDSCICCCCCNSGECADCDLPCDMDCGIIDACCESADCLEICMECCGLCFSS, encoded by the exons ATGCAGCCCTACTGGACACCCCACTGCACCCCTGGacaccccagagccccccaagacaccccagagcagaggggcagccaGCCCGTAGTGTGCCGTGCTGCATCTGCAGGAG AGGTGGGAGAGACCTCACATGCTTCGCCAAGGCAGGCAGTAGCGGCACCGTCGGCAGAGTCCCGGCCACCCAGCCGCCCCACTGCCGGCCCCACGGCACCAAAGAAGGAGAAACCCCTGGAAGATGATGAATCCCAAAAAGTCCTGACGAAAGGTCCCCGTTCGGAGCTCACCGAAGCTGTGACAT GCCAGCCCCAGGTGCAAgcttccccacagcccctcagcTCCTGCACCCATCTGCTGCAGAACGGCGCCGGACGAGGACCCAATTCAGGTGGTGCCAACGGGGAGGCAGGGAACGGGGTCTtccgccccctccccagcacgCAGAAGCCCCACCGAAAGCTGCAGTCACATCACTCAATCAACAGCCAGAGCAGCAAGAAGAGCAAGGGCAGCTCCAAGTCGGCCTCTTCCCACATCCCTATTGAGGCACAAGAAG ACTGCTGCGTCCACTGCAttctctcctgcctcttctgcGAGTTCCTGACCCTCTGCAACATCGTGCTGGACTGTGCCACCTGCGGCTCCTGCACCTCCGAGGACtcctgcatctgctgctgctgctgcaactcAGGCGAGTGCGCGGACTGCGACCTGCCCTGCGATATGGACTGCGGCATCATCGACGCCTGCTGCGAGTCGGCCGACTGCCTGGAGATCTGCATGGAGTGCTGCGggctctgcttctcctcctgA